The genome window TGAAGGAATCGACTTCAGGCCCGTTATCGGCTCGCTTTAACCTTTGGGCCAGACTGGGGAAGTCGGGCGTCTGGGCCTGCATTTCCTCCAGGAAGGATTGACGCACCAAATGCATCCGATCTCGTTCTTGCTCTATCTCTTGGCGTGAGAATTAGTTTCCCATCGGGGAGAGCGCCTGGAACAGCTCCAGCCGCGCCTCGTGAGCAAGTTCGAACAGCTCGGCTTGCTCGGGCGTCAGCTCCAGCTCGTCACCGCGATCATCATCTGCTTCCGCTACGCCCGGGATTTAGCGCAGGAATAATCAGGGCTATCCACCAAGCAGCGACCAATACAACAACCTTGTACGTTAGTATTAATACGATACGAGCCTATTATAAAATACCTCTTGGGAAAAAGGGCGACTTTTGGTACCTTTTCTTGTCAAAAGTCAAGCAGATTGCATTGGGTCGCAAATTGATCGAATCCACTTTGGATTCATCGGGAGTTTGGCAACCGGGCCGCATCCCATATCACGATTGATTCGGGCCATGGAGGTAACGATGTATCGAGAGGTAATCGACAAAGAAAAAGTCCTCAACAACTTCGAGAAGTTCGTGACCCTCGAGCAGGGCGAGAAATGGTTGCTCTTCTGCGATAATACGATTATGGGCAACGGCAAGGAAGGAATCGTGCTGACCCAGCTGCGAATAATACACTTCAAGAAGAGCACTATTTCGAGCTTCCCCCTAACTGAGTTGGCCGGAGTGGAGCCGTATAAGTTCGGCAAGGGCAAGACACTCGGCATCGTGCTGACCGACCAAGCCGGCGATACGACAGAGATAAAGTTGACGGTTGTGGTCAGTGCGGATCTGGATACCTTTATCAATGAGATCCGCGCGCAACTTTCAAATGACGGCGCGGAGGGTACGGCCTCACAAAACCCGATACCCGATGCCGAGGCCCAGCCCAGCCCGTCCACTGAACTCCCAGCACCTCGGAAGTCTGACGAAACAACCAAGAAATGTTCCCACGTGAAGAAGGGTCAGGGCTGCGCCAAGCAAGCGCTGCCGGGCACGGAATTCTGCTGGGAACACCTTCCGAACGACAATAAAGCCGCTTTTCACAACACCCTGAAAAAGCAGTTGGAGCAAGGCAACGACCTCTCGGGAGCGATCCTGGTCGGCGTCGACATGTCTCCGCTGCCATTGAAGGGAGCCAATCTCTCGAGATGCAACCTCTCGGATGCCAAACTAACCAATACGAATCTGGGCAACGCCAAGTTGGTTCACGCGGACCTCTCGGGGGCAGACCTGCGCAAGGCCAACCTTACCGGCGCCGACCTCTCGGAAGCGCAGATCTCCCCCAAGACGAGCTTCCGTTGTACGACGCTTGAGGGCACCAACCTGCAAGGCGTGCTGGGTCTGCAAGAGGTGTCGTTCAACGGCTCCTACCTGGGTGACACCTCGGGAATTCCCGCGGATGACAGATCCGCGGTGAAGGCATCGGCCGACCGCATCGACCTCAAGACACCGTTACTGACTCTCCTGATGGTCTTTGGTGGGACTTTCGCGCTGATCAACATCGTCTTCGCCTTTATCACCGTGGCGATCCCCCTGGGGATGAATGCAATCATCGTTTACATCGTTGTCGGCTGGTCATTGGCCGGCGCTGGGGGCGCTCTAGTGGGAGTTGTCATTGGCAGCGTTTTAGGGATTGTCCCCTTGCTGATCTATGCGAAGGCAACCAAGGGAAAACGCTCCCCCCACGCTGATGGCGGGGTGTCCTAGTCCGTCAACGGATACCCGGCTTCCGATCAATCCCTGCGTGGTTGATCGTTTATCGATCTGCTCAGCCGCAGCACCCCGAGTCGTCGTCATCATCGTCGCCGCCCGTAGCGTCGTCATCATCGTCATCGCCGTCTGGAGGCGCCGTGATTGCGAAAGCGCTCGCCAGGGTCCCTTCGCCGTTGTCCGTGGTCACGGTCAGATCGTAGGATCCGGCCTCGGCGTCGCCCAGGTCCACACTGCACTCGATCTGTTCGTAATCGGTCAACTGCGGGTCCGCGCGCCGGCTACGACCGTCGGCATATCATGACCGCTGCTCCAGGTGTCCTGCTCGATGTCGTAGATGTACAGCTCGGCCTGGTTGCCCGAATCGTACCCCCCGGCGGAGTAGATCTTGCCGTCGAGCATCCCGCAGGTCGTGTTGAAACGCTTCGCGGGCAGGTCGGCTCCTTGGGACCAGGTGTCGCCCTGGATATCGTAGATGTAGAGCTTGTCGATTTCGCTAAACGGCAGCCCGGTGGCGCCGCCAACCGAGAAGATCTTACCCTCATAGCCCACGGCGCAGGAGGCGACCACGTTTTCGGGCAGCAGAGTCAGGACCTCCCAGGTATCGCCGATGGGGTCGTAGGACCACATGTTGTCGTAAATCGTGGTGTTGAACAGCCTGCCGCCCACCACGTAAAAGCGGTCCTCCCAGACCGCTCCGGCGGCCAGCAGCCGCTCCCCGGACGCGTTCGCCCCAACCTCGTAGCCCCAGGTGCAGGCGTCCACGGCCAGAGCCGCGTTCGGCGCAAGCAGCGCGGTGCAAAGGATCAAAATGACCGCGGATCGCTTCAATCCCCGATTAAATGCTCTATAAAATCCACAATCGGAGGGCTGTTATGGCGTGGGGACGCAAGCTGTTGCTGATCGTAATGCTGATTGCGCTGCTGTCCGCCTGCGCCGATCTATCCGACGCTGACCACGACGATCAGCCCGACGACGATCAGCCCGACGACGATCAATCCGACGACGATCAGCTCGACGACGATGACGATCAACCCGACCTGGAGGACCTCACCGCGCTGGTCGACCCGCTGATGGGCACATCGGGCGATCACGGCCAGCTCCATCCGGCGGCCTCATACCCCTTTGGCATGGTCAAGCTCGGGCCGGACACCCTGGTGCGCGGGCACAGCGGCTACGACTTTCGCATCAACATCGCGCGCGGATTTTCCCACACGCGGATCAACGGCGTGGGCTGCTCGGGCGCGGGCGCGGACCTGCTGCTGCTGCCGCTGGCCGGCAGCGAGCTGCAACGGCTGGCCGTGATGGACAAGGCCGGCGAGCAGGCAACGCCGGGCTTCTATTCCGTGGGCCTGGAAAGCTCTGTCGGGCCGATCGACGTAGAGCTTTGCGTGGCCGCACACTCGGGGCTGCATCGCTACACCTTCCCCGCGGACGTCGAACGCTCGCTGCTAATCGTGCTCGACCAGCCGCTGAACGGCCCGCCCGCATCCTTCTGGCAGCCCGGTCCGGGCGCAGACGAGATCCACGGCATGCTCTCGGGCGCCAACGTCTGCGGCGAAGGGCGCTACTCCCTGTTCTTCAGCGCGCGCTTCAGCGAGCCCTACGTCGAGCTCGAGCCGCTGGATGGCGACGCCAACCTGCGCGTCTGGTTCGCGCCCTCAGCTCAGCCGCTGAGGGTCGAGGTCGGACTCTCCAGCGTTGACGTGGATTCCGCGCGCGCCCAGCGTGACGCCGAACTTAACGGCCTGGAGTTCGAGGAGCTGCGCGAGTCCGCGCGCCTGGCCTGGAACGAACTGTTGCACACGGCCTACGTTGAGGGCGACGATAATTTGCGTAGGCTGTTCTACACCATGCTCTACCGCTCGCTGCTCTACCCGGCCGACGTTACCGACTCCGCTGGCATTTATCGCGGCACGGACGGCGAGCTGCATCAGGCCACGGACCACAGGCACTATCACGGCTGGTCGCTGTGGGACACCCACCGCACCAAATACCCCCTGATCTCGCTGCTCGACCCCCGGCGTTACTCCGACCTGGCGCGTTCGCTGGTCGAGCTCTACGTACAGGGCAAGGCCGATTGGTCCACGGACCATGAGCCCTACCCCAACGTGCGCACCGAGCACTCGGCGGCCCTGCTGCTCGACGCTCGGCGCAAGGGCCTGCTCGCGCCGGACGAGCTGCAACAGGCATACGACGCGATCCTTAGCGAGGTCGAGGGCCTGGAGTTCGGCACTCCGGACAGTCGGCTCGAATCGTCTTTCGACCTGTGGGCCGCGGCGCAGATCGCCGAAGATCTGGGTCACGACGTTGAGCGTGACGCGCTGCTGGCGCAGGCCGCGCAATACGAGTCGACCTGGAACGAGCACTTCAAGGTGATGGGCGATGACGCGGACACGGTGCACGCGCGCGGGCTATACGAGGGGACGCTGTGGCAATACCGCTGGGCCGTGCCCCACGATGTGGCTGGGATCATCGAGCTCGACGGCGGGCCACAGCAATTCCTCGACGATCTGATCCACTTCTTTGAGCAGGAGCTTTACAACCAGGGGAACGAGCCGGACATCCACGCGCCGTTCCTATTCCACTACGCGGGCGCGCCCTGGCGCAGCCAACGGCTGGTGCGCTCGCTGCTGTGCGAGAAGGTCAACCAGTGGTACGGCACCCATGAGAAGTGGAGCGCACCGTACCACGGCCGGATCTTTCGCCTCGATCCCGAAGGGATGATCCCGGAGATGGACGACGACGCGGGCACGATGTCGGCCTGGTTCGCACTGGCCGCGCTCGGGCTGTACCAGGTGACTGTGGGCGAACCGGTCTACCTGCTGGGCGCGCCGATCTTCCCACGCGTGAGCCTGCGGCCGCGCAACAGCCAGGACGAGTTCGTGATCGAGGCCCGCGGCCTGAGCGTCGAGAACGTCTACATCCAATCCGCGACTCTCGATAGCGAGCCGTTGTCGCGCGCCTGGCTGACCTACGATCAGATCGCCGCGGGCGGAGAGCTGATTTTGCAGATGGGGCCCGAGCCGAACCTTGAATGGGGAGCCGCTCCCGCGGACCTGCCGCCAGCGACCTTCGAGTAGAGGGCTACGGCTTCACCCGCACCCAGAGCCGGACGATCGAGGGTTCGCCGCGCTTGTTCACGCGCTGTACCCGTACCAGGTAGTCGCCCGCCGCGTCGTAGCTATGCTCGATTTGGGCGTAGCCGCCCACGGGGCTGCTGTCCGACTCGGTATTCGCAAGCGGACTGCCGTCGCCGAAATCCCAGACCTCTGACCCGCCACCGATGCCGATCAGCCGTGCCTTGAACACAACCGACTCCCCGGCCCGCACCTGTTGCGAGGGGTAATGCGCCGCGTGCAAATAGCTGTAGAGCGGCAGGTGATTGCGATGCACGATCTGCACTACCGCCGGATCAAAGGCCGTGTTGCCCTGATCGTCGCGCACCTGGAGCAGCTCGGTGAAAAACCCCGGCTGGTCGTAAACCCGCGAGACTCGCTGACCGCTCGCAATTTGGCCGTCGTGGAAGTGCCAGCGATACTCTACGATTTGGCCCGCCATACTTCGCGAGCGCGAGCCATCGAGCTCGATCAGGTCGCCCGGCACGCCGTAGCGATGGGGCCGCGCCACTGCGATCAGCCGCGGATCGTGCTGCTCGAGGTAGGCCTCCCAGAGGTAGGCGTAGGCCGCCTCAGTGCCCCACAGACCCGATGGCTGCTCGCAGATAATCTCGAAGTGCAGATGCGACCAGCCGCCGCTCGATCCCTCCTTGCCCAGCAGGCCGATCGGCTGACCCGCAACGACCTGCTCCCCGATTCGCACCTCGGGAAAAGCGCCGTAGAGGTGGCTGTAGCGATAGAACCAGCCGCGATCGTCGAGCAGGTAGACCACGTCGATGCGATCGCGCCCCATGTGC of Candidatus Alcyoniella australis contains these proteins:
- a CDS encoding pentapeptide repeat-containing protein, translated to MYREVIDKEKVLNNFEKFVTLEQGEKWLLFCDNTIMGNGKEGIVLTQLRIIHFKKSTISSFPLTELAGVEPYKFGKGKTLGIVLTDQAGDTTEIKLTVVVSADLDTFINEIRAQLSNDGAEGTASQNPIPDAEAQPSPSTELPAPRKSDETTKKCSHVKKGQGCAKQALPGTEFCWEHLPNDNKAAFHNTLKKQLEQGNDLSGAILVGVDMSPLPLKGANLSRCNLSDAKLTNTNLGNAKLVHADLSGADLRKANLTGADLSEAQISPKTSFRCTTLEGTNLQGVLGLQEVSFNGSYLGDTSGIPADDRSAVKASADRIDLKTPLLTLLMVFGGTFALINIVFAFITVAIPLGMNAIIVYIVVGWSLAGAGGALVGVVIGSVLGIVPLLIYAKATKGKRSPHADGGVS
- a CDS encoding kelch repeat-containing protein; its protein translation is MILCTALLAPNAALAVDACTWGYEVGANASGERLLAAGAVWEDRFYVVGGRLFNTTIYDNMWSYDPIGDTWEVLTLLPENVVASCAVGYEGKIFSVGGATGLPFSEIDKLYIYDIQGDTWSQGADLPAKRFNTTCGMLDGKIYSAGGYDSGNQAELYIYDIEQDTWSSGHDMPTVVAGARTRS
- a CDS encoding GH92 family glycosyl hydrolase, producing the protein MAWGRKLLLIVMLIALLSACADLSDADHDDQPDDDQPDDDQSDDDQLDDDDDQPDLEDLTALVDPLMGTSGDHGQLHPAASYPFGMVKLGPDTLVRGHSGYDFRINIARGFSHTRINGVGCSGAGADLLLLPLAGSELQRLAVMDKAGEQATPGFYSVGLESSVGPIDVELCVAAHSGLHRYTFPADVERSLLIVLDQPLNGPPASFWQPGPGADEIHGMLSGANVCGEGRYSLFFSARFSEPYVELEPLDGDANLRVWFAPSAQPLRVEVGLSSVDVDSARAQRDAELNGLEFEELRESARLAWNELLHTAYVEGDDNLRRLFYTMLYRSLLYPADVTDSAGIYRGTDGELHQATDHRHYHGWSLWDTHRTKYPLISLLDPRRYSDLARSLVELYVQGKADWSTDHEPYPNVRTEHSAALLLDARRKGLLAPDELQQAYDAILSEVEGLEFGTPDSRLESSFDLWAAAQIAEDLGHDVERDALLAQAAQYESTWNEHFKVMGDDADTVHARGLYEGTLWQYRWAVPHDVAGIIELDGGPQQFLDDLIHFFEQELYNQGNEPDIHAPFLFHYAGAPWRSQRLVRSLLCEKVNQWYGTHEKWSAPYHGRIFRLDPEGMIPEMDDDAGTMSAWFALAALGLYQVTVGEPVYLLGAPIFPRVSLRPRNSQDEFVIEARGLSVENVYIQSATLDSEPLSRAWLTYDQIAAGGELILQMGPEPNLEWGAAPADLPPATFE
- a CDS encoding PKD domain-containing protein; this translates as MDFRRSTVLCALLLMLVTCCACCSGQADGVEDSSTQRPDPGVSDGNLECGMRRVFDLRIGESVQVEFQGRDPIEIELLQVQSEFDDKRGALRRSLVQVAVNGTALWIESGNYTLPISINGVQLDCPVTADYYANSNEDRWGLQRDARLRVWRDGCPLFCADDFYYPLPQQRWMENRTQAGNEPTDDYLPFMRSIYYHSGVDLGGVEALDTVAAATAGLVVLAHGEVLPGYEQTPAQLEQHMGRDRIDVVYLLDDRGWFYRYSHLYGAFPEVRIGEQVVAGQPIGLLGKEGSSGGWSHLHFEIICEQPSGLWGTEAAYAYLWEAYLEQHDPRLIAVARPHRYGVPGDLIELDGSRSRSMAGQIVEYRWHFHDGQIASGQRVSRVYDQPGFFTELLQVRDDQGNTAFDPAVVQIVHRNHLPLYSYLHAAHYPSQQVRAGESVVFKARLIGIGGGSEVWDFGDGSPLANTESDSSPVGGYAQIEHSYDAAGDYLVRVQRVNKRGEPSIVRLWVRVKP